One segment of Panicum virgatum strain AP13 chromosome 1K, P.virgatum_v5, whole genome shotgun sequence DNA contains the following:
- the LOC120708743 gene encoding uncharacterized protein LOC120708743 isoform X2: MKPSGTLQNIRLQTPRHRSLFDRRVEGANQVPRRSIDKAAPKVNEGKDEVNEQNWQMHTMSSHVSSVRDWNFEFDVAFEGRNHSAHPVKPSAMLRNIRVQMPRHPSLLDRTDNYHQHVGAFNAINERRLPKGCVLTTKCVRQSYSTASNSSKSAPGPLDKVKDKVAIVRSASAHTSGGTVGAKKKEAYITTLGAGGGCGDPHPPPFYKCEVCRKRTAFYRLKCCRLVVGECCGCTCEPAEAEEGEKLLQSRRGKVQAGKEKLPKVKLEGSDLFLWQPCSFPAGLMLCMAKRTGNILQYYFAPVDELMNPKVRVVRATVYNFRQHGRNARSLSVRDELLMREQLR; the protein is encoded by the exons ATGAAGCCTTCTGGTACATTGCAAAACATCAGATTACAGACACCCAGGCACCGTTCTCTGTTTGATAGGAGAG TTGAGGGGGCCAATCAAGTGCCTCGAAGATCCATCGACAAGGCTGCTCCTAAAGTCAATGAAGGGAAGGATGAGGTCAATGAACAAAATTGGCAGATGCACACCATGTCATCTCATGTATCCTCAG TTCGTGATTGGAATTTTGAGTTTGATGTTGCCTTTGAGGGTAGAAATCATAGTGCACATCCGGTGAAGCCTTCTGCTATGCTGCGGAACATCAGGGTACAGATGCCCAGGCATCCTTCTCTGCTGGATAGGACAG ATAATTACCATCAACATGTGGGTGCATTCAATGCTATCAATGAACGGAGATTGCCCAAG GGTTGCGTTTTGACCACCAAATGTGTTAGGCAATCCTATTCCACCGCATCAAACAGTAGCAAGTCTGCTCCAGGGCCCTTGGATAAAGTGAAAGACAAAGTGGCCATTGTCCGTTCAGCTTCAGCTCATACATCAGGTGGCACTGTGGGCGCCAAGAAGAAAGAAGCTTATATTACCACTTTGGGTGCCGGAGGTGGGTGTGGGGACCCTCACCCTCCACCCTTCTACAAGTGTGAGGTGTGCCGCAAGAGGACGGCCTTCTACAGGCTCAAGTGCTGCCGTCTGGTGGTAGGTGAGTGCTGTGGCTGCACTTGTGAACCAGCTGAAGCTGAGGAAGGCGAGAAGCTGCTGCAGTCCCGGAGAGGCAAGGTGCAGGCTGGCAAAGAGAAACTGCCCAAGGTGAAGCTTGAAGGTTCAGATCTTTTCCTGTGGCAGCCGTGCTCCTTCCCTGCAGGACTAATGTTATGCATGGCGAAACGGACTGGGAATATCCTGCAGTACTACTTTGCACCGGTTGACGAGCTTATGAACCCAAAAGTCAGAGTGGTAAGGGCAACAGTGTACAACTTCCGTCAACATGGACGGAACGCTAGATCCCTGTCAGTAAGAGATGAGCTCCTAATGCGCGAGCAGCTGCGCTAG
- the LOC120708743 gene encoding uncharacterized protein LOC120708743 isoform X1 → MKPSGTLQNIRLQTPRHRSLFDRRVEGANQVPRRSIDKAAPKVNEGKDEVNEQNWQMHTMSSHVSSVRDWNFEFDVAFEGRNHSAHPVKPSAMLRNIRVQMPRHPSLLDRTACSSDNYHQHVGAFNAINERRLPKGCVLTTKCVRQSYSTASNSSKSAPGPLDKVKDKVAIVRSASAHTSGGTVGAKKKEAYITTLGAGGGCGDPHPPPFYKCEVCRKRTAFYRLKCCRLVVGECCGCTCEPAEAEEGEKLLQSRRGKVQAGKEKLPKVKLEGSDLFLWQPCSFPAGLMLCMAKRTGNILQYYFAPVDELMNPKVRVVRATVYNFRQHGRNARSLSVRDELLMREQLR, encoded by the exons ATGAAGCCTTCTGGTACATTGCAAAACATCAGATTACAGACACCCAGGCACCGTTCTCTGTTTGATAGGAGAG TTGAGGGGGCCAATCAAGTGCCTCGAAGATCCATCGACAAGGCTGCTCCTAAAGTCAATGAAGGGAAGGATGAGGTCAATGAACAAAATTGGCAGATGCACACCATGTCATCTCATGTATCCTCAG TTCGTGATTGGAATTTTGAGTTTGATGTTGCCTTTGAGGGTAGAAATCATAGTGCACATCCGGTGAAGCCTTCTGCTATGCTGCGGAACATCAGGGTACAGATGCCCAGGCATCCTTCTCTGCTGGATAGGACAG CTTGTTCCTCAGATAATTACCATCAACATGTGGGTGCATTCAATGCTATCAATGAACGGAGATTGCCCAAG GGTTGCGTTTTGACCACCAAATGTGTTAGGCAATCCTATTCCACCGCATCAAACAGTAGCAAGTCTGCTCCAGGGCCCTTGGATAAAGTGAAAGACAAAGTGGCCATTGTCCGTTCAGCTTCAGCTCATACATCAGGTGGCACTGTGGGCGCCAAGAAGAAAGAAGCTTATATTACCACTTTGGGTGCCGGAGGTGGGTGTGGGGACCCTCACCCTCCACCCTTCTACAAGTGTGAGGTGTGCCGCAAGAGGACGGCCTTCTACAGGCTCAAGTGCTGCCGTCTGGTGGTAGGTGAGTGCTGTGGCTGCACTTGTGAACCAGCTGAAGCTGAGGAAGGCGAGAAGCTGCTGCAGTCCCGGAGAGGCAAGGTGCAGGCTGGCAAAGAGAAACTGCCCAAGGTGAAGCTTGAAGGTTCAGATCTTTTCCTGTGGCAGCCGTGCTCCTTCCCTGCAGGACTAATGTTATGCATGGCGAAACGGACTGGGAATATCCTGCAGTACTACTTTGCACCGGTTGACGAGCTTATGAACCCAAAAGTCAGAGTGGTAAGGGCAACAGTGTACAACTTCCGTCAACATGGACGGAACGCTAGATCCCTGTCAGTAAGAGATGAGCTCCTAATGCGCGAGCAGCTGCGCTAG
- the LOC120708743 gene encoding uncharacterized protein LOC120708743 isoform X3, whose product MKPSGTLQNIRLQTPRHRSLFDRRVEGANQVPRRSIDKAAPKVNEGKDEVNEQNWQMHTMSSHVSSVRDWNFEFDVAFEGRNHSAHPVKPSAMLRNIRVQMPRHPSLLDRTACSSDNYHQHVGAFNAINERRLPKAILFHRIKQ is encoded by the exons ATGAAGCCTTCTGGTACATTGCAAAACATCAGATTACAGACACCCAGGCACCGTTCTCTGTTTGATAGGAGAG TTGAGGGGGCCAATCAAGTGCCTCGAAGATCCATCGACAAGGCTGCTCCTAAAGTCAATGAAGGGAAGGATGAGGTCAATGAACAAAATTGGCAGATGCACACCATGTCATCTCATGTATCCTCAG TTCGTGATTGGAATTTTGAGTTTGATGTTGCCTTTGAGGGTAGAAATCATAGTGCACATCCGGTGAAGCCTTCTGCTATGCTGCGGAACATCAGGGTACAGATGCCCAGGCATCCTTCTCTGCTGGATAGGACAG CTTGTTCCTCAGATAATTACCATCAACATGTGGGTGCATTCAATGCTATCAATGAACGGAGATTGCCCAAG GCAATCCTATTCCACCGCATCAAACAGTAG
- the LOC120708743 gene encoding uncharacterized protein LOC120708743 isoform X4 — protein sequence MKPSGTLQNIRLQTPRHRSLFDRRVEGANQVPRRSIDKAAPKVNEGKDEVNEQNWQMHTMSSHVSSVRDWNFEFDVAFEGRNHSAHPVKPSAMLRNIRVQMPRHPSLLDRTDNYHQHVGAFNAINERRLPKAILFHRIKQ from the exons ATGAAGCCTTCTGGTACATTGCAAAACATCAGATTACAGACACCCAGGCACCGTTCTCTGTTTGATAGGAGAG TTGAGGGGGCCAATCAAGTGCCTCGAAGATCCATCGACAAGGCTGCTCCTAAAGTCAATGAAGGGAAGGATGAGGTCAATGAACAAAATTGGCAGATGCACACCATGTCATCTCATGTATCCTCAG TTCGTGATTGGAATTTTGAGTTTGATGTTGCCTTTGAGGGTAGAAATCATAGTGCACATCCGGTGAAGCCTTCTGCTATGCTGCGGAACATCAGGGTACAGATGCCCAGGCATCCTTCTCTGCTGGATAGGACAG ATAATTACCATCAACATGTGGGTGCATTCAATGCTATCAATGAACGGAGATTGCCCAAG GCAATCCTATTCCACCGCATCAAACAGTAG